The genomic interval TCCAGTATACCCTGTTCCCTTTCCAGATTTGTTTGAGCTTGTTGTACTGCATTTCAAGAACAACAAGGTTCTCTAGATGAAAGTTTTTAGGTAGAAATTCCAGAGGGCAGATATGCCAACAAAGCCATCTTAGCTCTTTGGAAAGATATTCGAAGCTTCCTGTGAGATCTACAGCATTGATTTGTAGCAGTCTCAAATTCTGCATATTTGCAAATGCTTCTGTTTTCAAACGTTCTACTTTAAGCCCAGGCAAATGTAAGATGAAACCATTCGCTTCCAATGATTCGGGTTTCATGTTTTCTACTTTAAGCTCTGGTGAATTTAGGAAGTGACCCTTCCCAACAGATGCTTTGGTCATCGAACGTTCTTCATCTCTAAGCTCAGGAAATGGATTTAGGATGAGACCCTCCACTGCTTCCGATCCCTGCTGGGCAAGATATAAATTTAGTTCATTTTACAAACTTAGAACGGGCCTCTTAATTGGTGTAGGCCAAGATACTCTTTTCTGAGAATAAAAGGTTAAAACTAATTTAGGCATTATTAGAACAATGTGAAGgaacaatttaatttattaaacaaaaaatcattaaaaggACTAAGTTAATTGTTTTGAGttattatataagaaataaaatcaaatttacaAGCAAAAATGGTTGCAAAACTTTTAGACTTCAAATTGTTTGAAGTATAAATGCTTAACTGATAAAATATATGAGGGGAAATGATGACATGGCACATAAGTGAACCtccaatttcaaaaattatgtGTTGTAGATTGCTTAAAGCATAATTACATGCCTTTTTAAGATTCAAAAGTGTCACATATTACTTAATTTAGAGAAGTTTTGGatttaacatcataaaattatgagtaatgttgatatatatgctactgaaataataattaataattggtAAAAAGACAATAATCTTGTACATACCTAAGTTATGTTTGGAAAAATGACGAACACTTATATGCTACCCACAAAACAACATATTATACATCTATGCGTATGcacatgttattttatataaatccaAATAATGTCTCTCACCGTATGTTTGTGCAATACACTCAAGACTTCATTGTGAAACCACAATCTACTACGCTTTCCTGGATATTTGTGCGATTCTTCACGAACAATTTCTCTTCCCATATCTCGAATCAAATCATGCATTCCCAACTTATTATGTTGATAGTCAATTCTCAGGAGGGCCCTTTGAACAAGAATGTTTATACCGCTTATGGAGGAGAAGCCACAACCATCAAGTATTGTAATGACATATTCTTTGTCTGAACCGACAAAGAAACATGCAATATCAAGGAATATGATCTTTCGATTATCATCTAGGGAATCAAAgcttcttttaagtattttctgaATCTTGTCATGAGGCGTTTTTTGTAATATTTCCAATTCACTTTTCCATTCAATGACACTTCTTCCTGATAGAAAACAACCCAGAACCTCAAGAGCTAATGGAAGTCCTCCAGCATAATTCACAGCACTATTCGAAAGGTCCAAGTAATCTTCCTTTGGATGGGCCACTCCAAAGGCATGCCAGCTCAAAAGTTGAAGAGATTCAAACGTATCCATTTTTCTAACCTCATATTCTCTAACCTCATACTTTCCATTCACTTGTGCTTGTGTCAGCAAATGTTCATTTCTAGTTGTTATAATGACTCTACTTCCTGGACCAAACCATTTGCATCGTCCAACAAAGGCATATATTTGTTCCCAGTCATCCACGTCATCAAAAACAGCAAGAACTCTTCTGCCTTGAATTCTTTCTTCAATCAATCTGATCCCTCTATCAACActgtgaattttaaatttcttcattttcaagATATCACAAAGAAGTTGTTTTTGCAAACCAACCAAGCCATTGAACTGTTCAGACCTTTCTTTGATATTGAAAAGACAACTGCTTCCATCAAATGTATCACGTATTTGGTTATAGACAGCTTTTGCTATTGTGGTTTTACCAATCCCGCCCATCCCATAGATGCCAACAACGCGAACGTCACTTGTTTCAAGATTTAATAGAGCTTTCATGTCTTCGACACGTGAATTGACTCCTACTGGATGACGGGCAACATCCAAATACTCAGCTGGGTTCAATTTACTTGAAACTTCGTCCACAATTTTGTCTATGAATCTTGATTCATACCTGATCAttatatttcacaatataaatatatatatatatatataaattgaattcttctattcatcatccctaCATGACTACATGACACTTagtaagaaaaaacaaataaaaaggataaaaataaaaataattatgtagtaTACgaatgatgagaataatttttttttataaaatttttcatttataaaaagagTACTAGTGCTATATATTTAGGACTCAACGTCTAAATAcatcatttataaatttttcatttataaacatgtctcgCTACCTTCGTGGATAAAATCATCACAAGAAGTATGGTTACAATATCATTCATCTCAGATTCTCAAGAGTGCGCGCGATATTAATTCTATCTAAAAGGCCATCCTAGGATTACAAGATCTCTCTaagtgacatatatatatatatatatatatttatatatattatcggTGATCATAAGGAGGGGTCATGCAGCAGATGATCATGATGGTGAAGTACTAATTCAGCCAAAAGCAATTTGTTTTGTCCAtccattttttgttctttcaattttataaattttagactaaagtttgaaaataaggaaactagggcttgtttggacacATTAAGATTGATAAGAATTCACAAAacttatcataattttattttcgaaTATcgctcaaatacaaaatatatttcaattacaaatttcaattttttttatctaatcattatctaatcattatttaattacaaaaatcaatacaactttttttgatatttttcaaaacttaataaaacatcttaatttaaactatttcactatcattcacaaaattctaaaatattctaaGTGACCAAACATATACCTTGCATTTAAAcatacaaagaaaatgcaaggaaaaaaacATGAGAAAGAAGCATAATACCCATTTTCCACTTGCTCGATATCCCAGCCTTTTCGAGAGGCAGCTTTTCTAAGTGCTTCTCTCCACCGCTTCACCCTTTCCATATCATTCTGATATAGCTCTTCATGCCTAGCAAATGCATCTGCAAAAGTTCCAGTTTGATTTCGGATATCCGAGGGGGCCACATGATAAAATATAGGAAGAAGAGTTTGGCCTCTAGTTTCTGCACAGTGAATAATCTCGACAAGCTCATTAAGGCACCACTTAGAATAAGCATAGCCTTTTGAGAAAACCACAACGGAAATCTTTGATTCATGAATCGCGTTGTACAGCTCGGTAGAGATGTCCTCCCCAATGCGGAGCTCTTCTTCATCTCGAAATGTATGAATTCCAACTCGCGTTAAGGAGGAGTACAAGTAATCAGTGAAATTCTTTCGAGTGTCTTCACCTCTAAAACTTAGAAAGACTTCATAATTGCAAACACTTGGGCAGGGTGAAGGAAGAGTTTGAGAAGCCATGGAAAAGGAGGTGCTTGTTATGGCTGGATTTGAATGGACTGAAAAAGAGTAGACAAAGTGTGCGAGTTAATATATAAGAGTGTACGACTGCGTGAAATCAACTCAGCTCTAAAATAATATAGGAATTGGAAGaacagaagaagaaataattGGCAAAAACAATTACCAAACGAATTGTCTTGGA from Juglans regia cultivar Chandler chromosome 2, Walnut 2.0, whole genome shotgun sequence carries:
- the LOC108984826 gene encoding disease resistance protein RUN1-like yields the protein MASQTLPSPCPSVCNYEVFLSFRGEDTRKNFTDYLYSSLTRVGIHTFRDEEELRIGEDISTELYNAIHESKISVVVFSKGYAYSKWCLNELVEIIHCAETRGQTLLPIFYHVAPSDIRNQTGTFADAFARHEELYQNDMERVKRWREALRKAASRKGWDIEQVENGYESRFIDKIVDEVSSKLNPAEYLDVARHPVGVNSRVEDMKALLNLETSDVRVVGIYGMGGIGKTTIAKAVYNQIRDTFDGSSCLFNIKERSEQFNGLVGLQKQLLCDILKMKKFKIHSVDRGIRLIEERIQGRRVLAVFDDVDDWEQIYAFVGRCKWFGPGSRVIITTRNEHLLTQAQVNGKYEVREYEVRKMDTFESLQLLSWHAFGVAHPKEDYLDLSNSAVNYAGGLPLALEVLGCFLSGRSVIEWKSELEILQKTPHDKIQKILKRSFDSLDDNRKIIFLDIACFFVGSDKEYVITILDGCGFSSISGINILVQRALLRIDYQHNKLGMHDLIRDMGREIVREESHKYPGKRSRLWFHNEVLSVLHKHTGSEAVEGLILNPFPELRDEERSMTKASVGKGHFLNSPELKVENMKPESLEANGFILHLPGLKVERLKTEAFANMQNLRLLQINAVDLTGSFEYLSKELRWLCWHICPLEFLPKNFHLENLVVLEMQYNKLKQIWKGNRILNNLKILNLSYSRTLIKLPDFLQVPHLEVLLLDECRNLVELHGSIKHLKGLVRLSLKDCEKVRNLPESISDLQSLEILNLSGCLQLDKLPEKLGNLTTLIKLFADRTAIMQLPSSFMLLKNLKEISLFGHEGTSLESWLSCFSSWISSPNCLNPMNLVRASVFGFCSLGKLVLSNCKLSKAENAIDLGGLSSLQDLDLSRNDFFSLPQGIGRLSKLQILRLKNCGSLHSISELPANLRILFANDCSSIDRLSLSPSSQLFGLSLNNCSKLLEIQGLNLEQILFIEMIGCYDLSSDFTTNLLQSAAQRLFCIPGSEVPNWFSHQRSGSSISFHVPSEGEIRSLLICAVCTYLQIGNTPDLDVIIHNKTRGFQHALVRIPVEHCAEISHNLFLFEAPVIRNKLKTVDSPEKEMEMVNGEEIEVSFNNWGWIGAEVSKCGVHLLLEKSNVIDNNGSMVQYLRYDTAKDEEMSNAADDND